Proteins from one Salarias fasciatus chromosome 14, fSalaFa1.1, whole genome shotgun sequence genomic window:
- the rskra gene encoding ribosomal protein S6 kinase-related protein, whose translation MGGEIGKRVERRGAQRRLSHGFLSTVAVSLAQRLAHSAVFSRPVSPPVPGLLLPPGDGAEAPEETPPASIGLFLPEFPHRKLPGPDRFQVLSCIARGSYGPILRVRDASRGQTYAVKVLPKSSILKDGALQQSKEEVIIQRQLKHPFIHNLQDCWQTERHLFIMWDFCSSGDLYTCWLLKGRFEEVEVRLLAAELGSALGFLHDLGIVHRDIKMENVLLSDRGHLRLSDFGLSRRLERGGRAFTICGTIQYMAPEVLCGGPYSHAADWWSLGVMLFALVTGEFPLPAEPDHSIMLRKVTGCSYSLPPALSSALSVLLTELLCKTPMKRLRNLDSLKTQAFFRGASFDSYLLQKTPVDFILELRSRPDWAAKSRRGAAADHFDDFDSSRTLQSPTTPSDPLPLRPACS comes from the exons ATGGGCGGGGAAATTGGTAAGCGCGTCGAG AGGCGGGGAGCTCAGCGCCGCCTCAGCCACGGCTTCCTGTCCACGGTGGCCGTCTCCCTGGCTCAGCGCCTGGCGCACTCGGCCGTGTTTTCCCGCCCTGTGTCTCCGCCCGTCCCGGGACTCCTTCTGCCTCCTGGCGACGGTGCCGAGGCTCCGGAGGAAACTCCTCCGGCCTCCATCGGCCTCTTCCTCCCCGAGTTCCCCCACCGGAAGCTTCCTGGACCAGACCGCTTCCAG GTGCTGAGCTGCATCGCCAGAGGCTCGTACGGACCCATCCTGAGGGTCCGGGACGCCAGCAGAGGCCAGACGTACGCAGTGAAG GTTCTGCCAAAGTCGTCCATCCTGAAGGACGGAGCGCTGCAGCAGTCCAAAGAAGAGGTTATCATCCAG cggcAGCTCAAACACCCATTCATCCACAATCTGCAGGACTGCTGGCAGACTGAGCGCCACCTCTTCATTA TGTGGGACTTCTGCAGCAGTGGAGACTTGTACACCTGCTGGCTGCTGAAAGGACGCtttgaggaggtggaggtccGACTCTTGGCTGCAGAGCTGGGCAGCGCTCTGG GCTTCCTACATGACTTGGGAATCGTGCACAGAGACATCAAG ATGGAAAACGTTCTTTTAAGTGATCGAG GTCACCTCCGCTTGTCTGATTTTGGACTCTCGCGCCGGCTGGAGCGAGGAGGACGGGCGTTCACGATCTGTGGGACGATCCAGTACATGG CTCCTGAGGTTTTGTGCGGCGGTCCTTACAGCCACGCTGCAGACTGGTGGTCTCTGGGCGTCATGCTGTTCGCTCTGGTGACAGGAGAG TTCCCTCTTCCTGCGGAGCCGGACCACAGCATCATGCTGAGGAAGGTGACTGGCTGTTCTTACAGCCTTCCTCCAGCcctcagctcggctctcagcGTCCTGCTCACTGAG cttttgtGCAAGACTCCCATGAAGCGCCTTCGTAACTTGGACAGTCTGAAGACGCAGGCCTTCTTCCGCGGCGCCTCGTTCGACTCCTACCTGCTGCAGAAGACTCCGGTGGACTTCATCCTCGAGCTCCGGAGCCGTCCTGACTGGGCCGCCAAATCCAGGAGAGGCGCCGCCGCGGACCACTTTGATGACTTTGACTCCAGTCGGACCCTCCAGTCCCCCACGACGCCCTCTGACCCCCTCCCGCTCCGACCGGCGTGTTCCTGA